The nucleotide window GCCATTCGCATCGGTACAGCTCTGCAGGATGCCGCCGAATGTGGCGCTGAGTTCCTGAGTTCTCTGACAGTAAGTGACTTCACCAGGGGCCGCGACCTTGCCATCCACCAGCACGCGAACCATCACAGCCGCCGAGGCCGAGGACGTATCCTTGGTGCCGCCTTTGCTCTTTACAGTCGTCTTGGTCAGAAGACCGCATTCCAAAGACATATCAATAAAAAGGGAACGGTTCGACGTTTTCAGCTGCTGGCTCAGGATCGTGGTATAGTTCACGTCGCCCTGGTCCATAATCGCGATATCGCTGAAGGCAGCGGTCGCTTTCGCGGCAGGAATGGATGCGGTGCCGCCGGAAGACGGTCTCAGCGCGGCGGAATCCTCGCTCTTTTTCTGACCGCTGAGGCTGCGCAAAGACAGGTTGTCACGGCCGCAGTTGGTCATGAAGGTGGAAACTGCGAGAATAGCAAGGATGCGGGCGCAGTGAGCCGAAAAGTTTGTCATACCTGGTTCCCTTTCTCTATGGCGTCGATGCCGTGTACAAAATATTTATCGGTCACAGCCGATATTTCCTTACTACAAGCTTTTTATCACTTTAATATCATGTGGTTGTATTGGATAATTATGTGCAGAATCTACACAGAAAATGGGGGAATTGACGATGAGTCTCGGCCTCGATCTGCTCTTCATAATGAACAGCTCGCTTCAGATCGGCGGCTGGTCACCAGCCAATTATGAAGTGCTCTTCACCAACCCTGTCTGTCCGCGACAAAAGTTTGTGTCCTATCGCCCGCGCAATCCACCGGCCGAAACTCTGGAAAGTTCGCGCGGACCTGTTCGCATTTCACCCGATCGCGACGAGGTGAAGCCAATTGTTTTGGATACTGCGGGAATTCCCACGCTCGGCGGTGGCCACCGCCCCTTCATTCCTGCCAATGTTTTCTGTGATCAGAGCGACCTTGAGGCCTCGACCCTGCGGGGTCAAGAAAATCCTTACCGCAAGGCCGACAGTCCCCTGAATCGAATTCAGGATTGGGTGGAAGGCACGAAGCCGGGCGACGAACTTTTTATTGCGAGCTTTAGCTTCAGCATGACGTCGGTTGGTCATTGGGTTTGTGAGGCGGCCCTGCGTGGCGTGCGGGTCAAGGTCTTTATGCACGAACCGGAATTCGGCAGCGACGCCTTCGATACGATACAGCAATGTCCCGGGTTGGAACTCCTGCAGTTTAAGAGCAGCGGGCGGCTTGCGCATTTCAAATCGCTGATGGTCCTGGATCATGCAAGCGATACCGTGAGGATCAGCTTTCAGAGCGGGAATATTTCATCGGGCACCTGGGGACATCATGAAAACTGGAATTTCGTCACGCTTCCCCGGCAGCATTGGTTCAGCCAGGATCATCTCTGCCTGCGCGATGCTCTGACCGAAGAGAGCCTGGGCAATATGAAGCTTCTCTATAGAAATCTTGATGCCTGTCGCCTGGCCCATGGTGTGGATGAAGCGCGGGCGCAGGATCCCTGGATGAAGGATTATTTCATACCCAAGTCAGGCGGCCCCTATGATGATCGCAAGGAACTCACGAAGCTTGCCACCGAAGTGGAGCGTTCGTCGGCGGTCTGGATTGCGGCCCATCATATGACCGAACCGGGTTTGATCCGGGCGCTGACGGACAAGCTGAAGGCGGATCCCACTTTTGAAGTGAAGATGCTGGTCGATGCTGAGCTTTTCTGGTCGGCCTATCAGGATCCTATCGGACAGGGACTGGCCTGGAAGGTCGATGGCAAGGTCTATGGTGAATCCGATAGTCTCACCTCGTATTGCCTTTGGGGTCTTACGGAAGCTGACGCCAGAAAGGTCCGCTGCTCACTTTTCAATCGCAGCGAATTCGACGCCGATTTCAGTCCGAAAGCCCTGGAAAAGGCGGGGGCGGAGCTACGTTTTGTCGAGACGAATCACCTTGGCAAGATGCTCTTTCACAATAAGTTCATTCTCTTTCAATATAAGACGCCCGAAAGCGGTATCGAGGGCTCCCTTTTCACCGGTGCCGGCAACTTAACCCAGTCGGGTTTTGAAAAGAATTTTGAGAACTACTACTGGATTCGCATTCCGCATGTCTATGCAGCCTTTCGCCGTCAGTTCACGATGCTCTTCGATAAGGCCGTGTC belongs to Oligoflexus sp. and includes:
- a CDS encoding phospholipase D-like domain-containing protein, which codes for MSLGLDLLFIMNSSLQIGGWSPANYEVLFTNPVCPRQKFVSYRPRNPPAETLESSRGPVRISPDRDEVKPIVLDTAGIPTLGGGHRPFIPANVFCDQSDLEASTLRGQENPYRKADSPLNRIQDWVEGTKPGDELFIASFSFSMTSVGHWVCEAALRGVRVKVFMHEPEFGSDAFDTIQQCPGLELLQFKSSGRLAHFKSLMVLDHASDTVRISFQSGNISSGTWGHHENWNFVTLPRQHWFSQDHLCLRDALTEESLGNMKLLYRNLDACRLAHGVDEARAQDPWMKDYFIPKSGGPYDDRKELTKLATEVERSSAVWIAAHHMTEPGLIRALTDKLKADPTFEVKMLVDAELFWSAYQDPIGQGLAWKVDGKVYGESDSLTSYCLWGLTEADARKVRCSLFNRSEFDADFSPKALEKAGAELRFVETNHLGKMLFHNKFILFQYKTPESGIEGSLFTGAGNLTQSGFEKNFENYYWIRIPHVYAAFRRQFTMLFDKAVSEKDLPLTWDFRTVDDGWEAYPSE